From one Rhodamnia argentea isolate NSW1041297 chromosome 1, ASM2092103v1, whole genome shotgun sequence genomic stretch:
- the LOC115752806 gene encoding cell cycle checkpoint control protein RAD9A-like isoform X1 yields MEFTLSGNALKAFARSIACLSRVGNDLAIEASPSQLSFHALNSSRSAYQLITFKPDLFDVFTVSGAQVQCSVLLKAVCSVLRTPITNIDYLSVQLTDVYASKVQWVLECFNGIKKTYWITCNVDPDIQQLSLDRRRYPSNFVVRPRDLNRLLANFQSSLQEITIIAPERNSNPSDAASEFGGKAVEFRGYIDPTKENDSLLHTQLWIDPAEEFVQYAHKGNPVDVTFAVKELKAFLTFCEGCEVDIHLYFEKAGEPILMSPKFGIDEGASSNFDATLVLATMLISQLHEGNTGPSENGMPGQADTGEVSGEQPVRNGTSASEIPSNHTRIWSELSGSAARSGSGSDGRQVPEERILKAGGQSGIERTSTIQISKAASAAGNIQTGPDSSSLNLMDMVFHNVIQVIGLTPMRMTTTTMITRMVLDSVFDQRHHTMKINDTMFPV; encoded by the exons ATGGAGTTCACCCTCAGCGGCAACGCCTTGAAGGCCTTCGCTCGCTCCATCGCTTGTCTCTCCCGCGTCGGAAACGACCTCGCCATTGAAGCTTCTCCTTCCCAG CTGTCCTTTCATGCACTCAATTCGTCAAGATCTGCGTATCAGTTGATTACCTTCAAGCCAGACCTCTTTGATGTGTTTACAGTATCTGGCGCGCAGGTTCAATGCAGCGTTCTTTTAAAG GCGGTCTGTTCTGTCCTTAGAACACCTATTACAAACAttgattatttgagtgtgcaATTAACAGACGTCTATGCATCAAAAGTTCAATGGGTTCTTGAGTGCTTCAACG GCATTAAGAAAACATACTGGATTACTTGCAATGTTGACCCCGACATACAGCAATTATCTCTGGATAGGAGAAGATACCCAAGCAATTTTGTAGTGAGGCCTCGTGATCTGAACAGATTGCTTGCAAATTTTCAGTCGTCCCTTCAGGAAATTACTATCATTGCACCGGAACGCAACTCCAATCCTTCTGATGCTGCGAGCGAATTCGGTGGGAAAGCTGTTGAGTTCCGAGGCTACATTGATCCTACCAAAG AAAACGACTCTTTGCTGCACACTCAGCTGTGGATAGATCCTGCGGAAGAGTTTGTGCAGTATGCTCATAAAGGCAACCCAGTAGATGTGACTTTTGCCGTCAAAGAGTTGAAG GCATTTCTTACATTCTGCGAGGGATGTGAAGTGGACATTCATTTGTACTTTGAGAAGGCTGGCGA GCCTATTTTGATGTCCCCTAAATTTGGCATTGATGAGGGGGCCTCTTCCAATTTTGATGCTACACTTGTACTGGCCACCATGCTCATATCACAATTACATGAAGGTAATACTGGACCTTCGGAAAATGGAATGCCAGGCCAGGCTGATACTGGGGAAGTCTCTGGAGAACAGCCAGTCAGGAATGGAACAAGTGCTTCCGAGATCCCCTCAAATCATACCAGAATATGGTCTGAACTCTCGG GAAGTGCTGCGAGAAGTGGCAGTGGTTCTGATGGAAGGCAAGTTCCTGAAGAAAGGATCCTAAAAGCTGGTGGTCAGTCAGGAATTGAAAGGACCAGCACCATTCAAATATCAAAAGCTGCATCAGCTGCAGGAAACATCCAAACTGGTCCAGATTCTTCatctctcaatct GATGGACATGGTCTTTCACAACGTCATCCAAGTAATTGGGTTGACGCCAATgaggatgacgacgacgacgatgataaCGAGGATGGTGCTGGACTCTGTGTTCGATCAACGCCACCATACTATGAAGATCAATGACACTATGTTTCCTGTTTGA
- the LOC115752806 gene encoding uncharacterized protein LOC115752806 isoform X3, translating into MQRSFKDVYASKVQWVLECFNGIKKTYWITCNVDPDIQQLSLDRRRYPSNFVVRPRDLNRLLANFQSSLQEITIIAPERNSNPSDAASEFGGKAVEFRGYIDPTKENDSLLHTQLWIDPAEEFVQYAHKGNPVDVTFAVKELKAFLTFCEGCEVDIHLYFEKAGEPILMSPKFGIDEGASSNFDATLVLATMLISQLHEGNTGPSENGMPGQADTGEVSGEQPVRNGTSASEIPSNHTRIWSELSGSAARSGSGSDGRQVPEERILKAGGQSGIERTSTIQISKAASAAGNIQTGPDSSSLNLMDMVFHNVIQVIGLTPMRMTTTTMITRMVLDSVFDQRHHTMKINDTMFPV; encoded by the exons ATGCAGCGTTCTTTTAAAG ACGTCTATGCATCAAAAGTTCAATGGGTTCTTGAGTGCTTCAACG GCATTAAGAAAACATACTGGATTACTTGCAATGTTGACCCCGACATACAGCAATTATCTCTGGATAGGAGAAGATACCCAAGCAATTTTGTAGTGAGGCCTCGTGATCTGAACAGATTGCTTGCAAATTTTCAGTCGTCCCTTCAGGAAATTACTATCATTGCACCGGAACGCAACTCCAATCCTTCTGATGCTGCGAGCGAATTCGGTGGGAAAGCTGTTGAGTTCCGAGGCTACATTGATCCTACCAAAG AAAACGACTCTTTGCTGCACACTCAGCTGTGGATAGATCCTGCGGAAGAGTTTGTGCAGTATGCTCATAAAGGCAACCCAGTAGATGTGACTTTTGCCGTCAAAGAGTTGAAG GCATTTCTTACATTCTGCGAGGGATGTGAAGTGGACATTCATTTGTACTTTGAGAAGGCTGGCGA GCCTATTTTGATGTCCCCTAAATTTGGCATTGATGAGGGGGCCTCTTCCAATTTTGATGCTACACTTGTACTGGCCACCATGCTCATATCACAATTACATGAAGGTAATACTGGACCTTCGGAAAATGGAATGCCAGGCCAGGCTGATACTGGGGAAGTCTCTGGAGAACAGCCAGTCAGGAATGGAACAAGTGCTTCCGAGATCCCCTCAAATCATACCAGAATATGGTCTGAACTCTCGG GAAGTGCTGCGAGAAGTGGCAGTGGTTCTGATGGAAGGCAAGTTCCTGAAGAAAGGATCCTAAAAGCTGGTGGTCAGTCAGGAATTGAAAGGACCAGCACCATTCAAATATCAAAAGCTGCATCAGCTGCAGGAAACATCCAAACTGGTCCAGATTCTTCatctctcaatct GATGGACATGGTCTTTCACAACGTCATCCAAGTAATTGGGTTGACGCCAATgaggatgacgacgacgacgatgataaCGAGGATGGTGCTGGACTCTGTGTTCGATCAACGCCACCATACTATGAAGATCAATGACACTATGTTTCCTGTTTGA
- the LOC115752806 gene encoding cell cycle checkpoint control protein RAD9A-like isoform X2, translating to MEFTLSGNALKAFARSIACLSRVGNDLAIEASPSQLSFHALNSSRSAYQLITFKPDLFDVFTVSGAQVQCSVLLKAVCSVLRTPITNIDYLSVQLTDVYASKVQWVLECFNGIKKTYWITCNVDPDIQQLSLDRRRYPSNFVVRPRDLNRLLANFQSSLQEITIIAPERNSNPSDAASEFGGKAVEFRGYIDPTKENDSLLHTQLWIDPAEEFVQYAHKGNPVDVTFAVKELKAFLTFCEGCEVDIHLYFEKAGEPILMSPKFGIDEGASSNFDATLVLATMLISQLHEGNTGPSENGMPGQADTGEVSGEQPVRNGTSASEIPSNHTRIWSELSGSAARSGSGSDGRQVPEERILKAGGQSGIERTSTIQISKAASAAGNIQTDGHGLSQRHPSNWVDANEDDDDDDDNEDGAGLCVRSTPPYYEDQ from the exons ATGGAGTTCACCCTCAGCGGCAACGCCTTGAAGGCCTTCGCTCGCTCCATCGCTTGTCTCTCCCGCGTCGGAAACGACCTCGCCATTGAAGCTTCTCCTTCCCAG CTGTCCTTTCATGCACTCAATTCGTCAAGATCTGCGTATCAGTTGATTACCTTCAAGCCAGACCTCTTTGATGTGTTTACAGTATCTGGCGCGCAGGTTCAATGCAGCGTTCTTTTAAAG GCGGTCTGTTCTGTCCTTAGAACACCTATTACAAACAttgattatttgagtgtgcaATTAACAGACGTCTATGCATCAAAAGTTCAATGGGTTCTTGAGTGCTTCAACG GCATTAAGAAAACATACTGGATTACTTGCAATGTTGACCCCGACATACAGCAATTATCTCTGGATAGGAGAAGATACCCAAGCAATTTTGTAGTGAGGCCTCGTGATCTGAACAGATTGCTTGCAAATTTTCAGTCGTCCCTTCAGGAAATTACTATCATTGCACCGGAACGCAACTCCAATCCTTCTGATGCTGCGAGCGAATTCGGTGGGAAAGCTGTTGAGTTCCGAGGCTACATTGATCCTACCAAAG AAAACGACTCTTTGCTGCACACTCAGCTGTGGATAGATCCTGCGGAAGAGTTTGTGCAGTATGCTCATAAAGGCAACCCAGTAGATGTGACTTTTGCCGTCAAAGAGTTGAAG GCATTTCTTACATTCTGCGAGGGATGTGAAGTGGACATTCATTTGTACTTTGAGAAGGCTGGCGA GCCTATTTTGATGTCCCCTAAATTTGGCATTGATGAGGGGGCCTCTTCCAATTTTGATGCTACACTTGTACTGGCCACCATGCTCATATCACAATTACATGAAGGTAATACTGGACCTTCGGAAAATGGAATGCCAGGCCAGGCTGATACTGGGGAAGTCTCTGGAGAACAGCCAGTCAGGAATGGAACAAGTGCTTCCGAGATCCCCTCAAATCATACCAGAATATGGTCTGAACTCTCGG GAAGTGCTGCGAGAAGTGGCAGTGGTTCTGATGGAAGGCAAGTTCCTGAAGAAAGGATCCTAAAAGCTGGTGGTCAGTCAGGAATTGAAAGGACCAGCACCATTCAAATATCAAAAGCTGCATCAGCTGCAGGAAACATCCAAACTG ATGGACATGGTCTTTCACAACGTCATCCAAGTAATTGGGTTGACGCCAATgaggatgacgacgacgacgatgataaCGAGGATGGTGCTGGACTCTGTGTTCGATCAACGCCACCATACTATGAAGATCAATGA